The genomic region CTGTTCCTTTTTGGGCCTGttcaaggtggtggatagCAAGTAAACCCTTCTTCACTTTCTCTCCTCGGTatgtcttttctttttgtgttGCGTGCCTCTGCGGTTCTGTGCTGCCAGGTCATCAATCCTTGATGATCAGAACCCGATGCCACTCGGGACCGAATCCACACTTCCACAAAAAATTTGGGACTGTGGGCAATCCAGCAGACCAAGGTAGAAAAGAGCATGGCCCCAAGTTGGGACTGCGGTGTGAAGGAAGCAACACAGGCTGCAGAAGCTAGAGGGCACCCCAGCCGAGTATAACAAAACACAAACGTCAGTGGGCTACACATTGTACACTGGGTGTAGAGACAAATTTGTCGAGCGCAGTGTTCGAAAATCTCAGTCACCACTGGCGTTCCCTTTCCAGATCGTGATGAGAATGCTGAGAAACAGGTCAAGGGGGGGAAAGCAATGTTTCCATGCTCCAGCCATGGAGCATAGGAACCAGACGGCTCGAAAAGTGGCTGCTTGCTGCGTTGTCAAGCCCACACAAACGCCAAAGATTGCCAAAAGCTACCAAAAACGTACTAACGCTGGGGAATGGCAGGGGATTCCGAAGGTGAGCTGGTGGTCGAtggcaacatcctcatcaacaccagatGGTGCATCAAAATGTGCAGAAACAGCAGTTCGGGCTGGGCTGAAATACCATCATCTTCGGGTGCCAAGCATAGAGCTTTTGAGCTTGGTTTCTGAGTTGTCAATGTGGAAATGGATCCCCATATCTAAATCAAGCACATCCGAGCATCGTTGATGCTGGTAGAGCCCCTCAGTAAGTGGGGGCAATTGTGCTTCACCTTGAACCACTAGGTACCAAAGCATCAGGTGCGTTGCGGGAACGGGTTCTAGCTGCTCTCTGGCTTGTCGGTCTGTGATTGGACAGGCGGAGTGGTGCTAATCTCTCTCCAGAGGAACTTCAGATCTCTGTTCGCCGAATGTTGCCGTTGAATCTCGCCGGTCTTGAGCAATCAATCGCTACGATCGGATACCTGTGTGTTTGTTTCCGGCTATAGACatttgttgatgctggtctGCAGCCGGGGTCTTCATAAATGACGGGTACCAAACAGCCGGGACACTCCGAGACGCCCTGATTTTGCAAACAGGTGCCTTGTCGAGCGGCAAGTACATCAAGGGACTTGGGACGTCGCTACCGGCCCGTCGGAAACTAGGTATGTTACGCAGCCGGAGTATCCTTCGGGTTCTGGAAGGAATGAACTTGCGACGGCTAGTGCACCTGTGGAGGTACAGCCAATACCGCCGAATCACGAAAGCCGCCTGCCCTGAAACCCCTGATGTCCTCGAACTCTGAATCCAAGGATGTTACCCGCTTTGTTGAGCCTCATTCTCGCAGGCTGGGGAACTTGGGGAAATGGAGAAAGCCCAAGTCCATGCTTTGGGCAACCAAAACGTCCCCGTTttcgccctcctcgccgatGTCATAGAACGGCATCTTTGCAGCATCTTCTGGTATCGTGGAACAAGGCCGTTGGTGTGTAAATTCCACGAGCCGTTCGGGCAGAGATCTCGCTCTTTGCTCGCCAGATGGCATACTGTTGCTGGAGACTCATCGTGCTTCAGGCTTTTGGTATATCATCGGTGGTTCCGAAAAAGAGACAAGAGCCATGGCTCTTGATCAGATCTCAGACGGTCGAGATGGGCGCGGCAGATGGTGACAGCGGCCCCCCTGGCTCACGAACCATTGTTACACAGAAGCGAACCAGGACGACGGGTACATGGCACCATTCGGGATGTCCATCAAATGTGCCGAAGCCTAAACCGGGAATCGTGGCGTCGTCCCGCGTACGCCTTGTCCCCCGTCGAGTGTCTCGGTCAAGCCTTACAGTCTAGTGAAGACAGAGTGTCTGGCCAGCCCGCAGCGTTGGGTTCGTGTGGCATGCGGTTTACTCCCGCATCGGTTGCAAGCTGGGCAAAAGGGCGCGATGTGCTCAGATGTGCAAAGTAAAGGTGAAGCGTCCAGATCAGATCGAGAGATGCTACGAAGTCAGCCAGACTTGTCAGGCCAAATAGGGGAGTGGAACAGCGAACCATATGCGGCCGGCGCTTGGCCAGTGAGTCGATATCAACCAATGAGAAGCGCTGAGTGGACCATATTTGTGCCACGGCAGTAGATGCGGTGTACAAACAGCTCCTCGTTTGGGTATAAACGGCGTGGAGGCACTGCAGGGTACAAATGATGAATAATTGAAGACCGGCGAGAGAGAAAGCCGGAGAAGCATAGTGCCACATATATGCGGTAAGGTCAAAGATGTTTCAAAAGGAGGGCGACACCTGTTGTGACCCGTTCCTGTACAGCCCTGGATTGGTCGGGGAAAAGAATTGGCATCCCGTGAGAGTGCTCTGTCACCCGGGGGACCGACAGAGCCTGCAAAGAGCCCCGGGAGATGTGACAAGCAACACAGTATGGTTGAAGAACGAGTCTTGAACTTCAAAGGATGACGAGGGTTTAAATGTGGACAGAGGCAGCCAGTCGAGGAGCAGCTGCCATATATCGCCATGAGGCTCTTCGGGAAAATGGCGGCGACTCAAGACAGAGATGTGGCACACTACCATGCGTTGCGGCTGCAAACATCGCCGCTTGGGCATCGCATTCTCGACTGTTGGCACCAGGAACTGGAGAGGCGGGCCTGCAACTGCCGTGGTTGGGTGTCTATGCATTGACGGCATACTGTCCTCTTTTGCCATTAGGAATCGATAGATGTTGACGAGATGAAGTCATTTCGTTGCAGCCACCACGGGCCGCTGCCGTGAAATGGCAGGCGAGCGAATCGACATCTGAAGCCTTGACTGAGGCACATCAATATGAATAAGAGAACAAGTGATTGGCCGGCCCTGTGGCTCATTGCTTGTGCGATGTTTCTCCAGGCCTACACCCATATCGCGGTAGCCATCATGTCGGGCTGGTGAGTGAGGACGAGCATTCAAACATCCAGAGTTCGTGACACAGCAGAGCGTGTCACTGCAGCGCCGTGTCAGTGTCATCGCAGAGAGCCGCCCTAAGGAGCCTTGAAGTTTGGTGTTATGCTATTGGCTGTTACTAAAAGTTGGGATCATCGTTGGTGGGGGCTGTTTCTCACCAACAGCTGTACGAAAATCCCATGGGCGCGATGGATAGGTATAGAAAGCAAGGAAAGCGATGAGGTGGAAAGCAGAGAGGCCCAGGAATTGATTTTATCAAATATCAAGCGAGAATCATTGAAAACTTACGGATTGAACAAGGTACATCCAAGtaagaagaagctcgaccGTTGCGAAATCGAACGTTGCCGTTGGATGGAGCTGAAGTTGGAGTTGATTCCTGGTCCTAGAATCCCCAAAAATGCGAGGCATGTCAGCTGTCGTCATCTGACCCACAGCCGTCCCACCCCACGCGCAGCTGAAATCCTGGGGCTGTAATTACCAGCACCAATCCTGCCTTTTCTCGCCGAAAACGCCTACCCCAACCCGTAATCCCTCTGTTTAGCGCGTAATTATTACACAtgcttctccaactcccaaaACCGCTCGGCTTTGACCACCCTCCTGACTTTGTGCCTCGGCTGGACCCTGCCCAGCAACGGCCTAGCACGACGTCGCCAGGACATGGCTGTGTCTCATCTGACTGGCCACTGCCGGTGATATGAATATCATCACCCGTCCCTCAGCATCTCCCCGACCTCCTGTCCGACCTGGCCTTCTCTCTTGTACCATCGCAGCCCAGATCCGCTCCCGTAATTTACTCTGAAACTTTTGTCACGCCGTATTTGAAGATGCCTTTCGACACGGAGCTGACCCGCCGGCTCGGCATCGCTGGTACGTATCCCTCACTCGACATGGTGATGGACAAAATCAAACTGACATTTCACCTTCTACAGTCCCTGTTGTTCAGGGTGGCATGCAGGTAAATCACACCTCCAGTTTGCCATGTAAATATGGTTGCTAATACAGTGGCCAGCATGTTGGATACGCTGAGATGGCGAGCGCTGTGTCCAACGCCGGCGGCTTGGGCATTATTACTGCCCTCATCTTCCCAGAGCCCGAGGGCCTCCGCCAGGAGATCCGGAAGTGCCGGAAGCTGACCAGCAAGCCATTCGGTGTCAACATCACTCTCCTGCCTGCTCTCGTCCCCCCAAATTACGAGGCCTACGCCCAGGTCATCATTGACGAGGGCGTCAAGATCGTCGAGACTGCCGGCAACTCTCCCGGGCCTGTGATTtccaagctcaagaaggccgGCTGCATTGTCCTCCACAAGTGCACAACGATCAGGCATGCCCAGTCCGCCGTTAAGCTCGGTGTTGACTTTTTGAGCATTGATGGTTTCGAGTGCGCTGGGTACGTGTTCAGACAAACTCCACTTCCCCGGATTTTCCCACCATGGTCTATCCTTCCCCTGCCGAGCAGGCGCTAACAGACGTCACAGCCACGTTGGTGAATCAGACATCACCAACTttatcctcctcagcaaggCGCGCCAGACCCTCAAGGTGCCCTTCATCGCCTCTGGTGGCTTTGCTGATGGCCAAGGTCTGGCCGCCGCCCTGTGCCTCGGTGCCTGCGGCGTCAACATGGGCACCCGGTTCCTGTGCACGGTCGAGTCCCCTatccaccacaacatcaaGGAGCAGATTGTCAAGGCGCAGGAGACCGACACCACGCTCGTCCTCCGCCGGTGGCGCAACACCACCCGTCTGTACAAGAACAAGGTGACGGAACAGGCGCTCAAGGTTGAGCAGGAGAGCAAGACGGGCGAGTTCTCCGAGATTGCTCCCTATGTCAGCGGAAAGCGCGGCAGAGAGGTGTTCATCAACGGAGACCCAGAGTACGGTGTCTGGACTGCTGGTCAGGTTATCGGTCTCATCAACGACATCCCGACCTGCAAGGACCTGGTTGCGAGAatcgagaaggaggccgaggataCTCTCAAGGAGCGACTTGCGTTGGTTAAGCCGGCGCCTAAGCTATAGAGCATGTTTTGCGACTGTACTTTTAGAGTAAAAGGCGGTGCATTTTCTGGGAGGTTGCCATGAATCGTTAGCAGGTTGCTTgtttgtcttgtcttgatGGCATCTTGTATGACAGAACTATGACTTCTGGATAATAGGACGAGAATGATCTTCATGGTCAGCATGAAGATCATGACACATCATGTTCAATATGCCATGTTCATTCATAGTTAGCTCTGTGGTCATAGAGGGGGTTGCGAGACGAAGGTTCCTAGAATACCCTAACCCCCGACCGTTGGAAGCGTCGTTTTAGCGAGTCGTTAGCTCCAACTACCGACCCAACCCCACCTCTTCATGtgcccccccaaacccgaCCTCGGCTGTGCTTTCTTCCCCCGGCAAACGCCATTCGGCGCGCAGCGCAACTTGGAACCCATCCCGCAAGCCCGTGGGATTCCAAGGCCAGGGGTCATCCCTCTCACCTGTGTCTTTCTTTCATCAAGAGGCGACACtaaccttcttctcttcctctcccttccttttccgAGCTCTCGTGACCAAaatctttcttctcttttttctcttcttttttctgtttctcCGTCATTGCGACTGCAAGCCAGCTAAGTACCTACCGACGTAAATTGCGCTCGCTCACAACCGCACTCGCAGCAACGACAACCGAACCATCTAGAAATCGCAAGCCGCGACAAGCTCCAGAAGACAGTCAGACAAAATGGTCGCCGACGCAGTAATCtaccaccccaccatcacccactACCTCAAGTTCGTCGGCACCACCGTCGGCCGCGACAAGCTCCTCCGCACGCTCCAGTACTTTGCCCGTTTCTACGCCTGGTACCTCCTCCGCACCAACGCGACCAAGACGGCCATCCAACCATGGGAGACCATGAAGAAGCAGTTCGGCCTCGTCCGCAAGGTCCTCCGCGCGGGCAAAAACGTTGAGCACTTCAAGGCTGCCGCGCTGGCGGCGGACAACAAGACGATGGACCCCGTGCTGAGATACACTGCCGTGGGGAGACAGCTCGGTTACGCGGGGTATCTCTCGATGGATCTGCTGACGTTGCTCGATGCGACGGGGATCAAGAAGAGCCCTAACGCGAAGAGGCTGCAGCAGGAGGCGTATAGGTTTTGGGCGGCGGGGATTACGTTTAGTATTGTTGGGCAGCTGTATACGCTTTGGcagttgaagaagagggaggagaaggttgatcggaaggagggggagggggtggtggaggggaagaggattGCCAAGTATGTTTTTGaaaaggggtggatgggcgacgaggatgatgatgatgacgatgatgatgatgatgatgatgatgctaaCGATGGGAATAGGGAACGTGCGGCTAGCAGGTTGCAGCTTACTTCGGATCTCTGCGACATTACTGTTCCTCTTTCTGCTCTGGCCTGGGTCAactttgatgatggcattGTTGGTTTGGCTGGTACCGTCAGCAGCTTGCTGGGTGTGTACTCGCAGTGGAACAAGACCGCCTAGGAAGTCAGGTTTCGGGATGATTgagggggattgggagaggggaCGGGGAAACCGACAAAATTTACAGAATGGGggttgctggctggcggAACAGCAATGGACAGACGATGGTTGCAGATGTGTCTTggcaggaggtggatgagttgGTAGGACGAGCGGTGTTTGGAtaccttttctcttttttgaGATTCAGAGTTGTGTTTGGTGGTTTTTCGTTGCTGTAGTTGTACGTGTAACTCGTGGTAGCTCTTTCACATGTCAGCTTTGGAAGTTCAGCTTGTTGTGTTTGCATGGTTTTGGATGAGGTCGATGGGTAATGTTTAGAATGCTTTGGTGAAGCTGTTTCAGGCTTGATTTATTTTACGCAGGTAGCTGTCTTGCAATGCAATTTCCATTCACGGTAGCACTTATTGAACCCCTCCATGATTTGAGAGAATTGAACCCCTCGTGAGAACCCTTGGCTGGAAGTGTTAATCCTTGTCCGAAAGCCGATGACTCCATTTCGGTCCCGGGCGTGTGGACACCGAACCCCAAGCTGCCGGAGTTTGGTGGGGTTCGTTGCGGAAGCTTGGACGAGACAGTGAACgccgacccctccccccaacccaaacccccctgcTAAACTTCTTATCAAATGCGACAGCAACGTCCGGTGTCACTCTTAATGCCTTTAACAAATGAGATGGCATGATGCTGATGTCGCAAATATGTTGAGAGCCTGAGATATCACGAAGAGCGTAGACAGCTTTGCATAGGTGTCACCACGTGCCACATTTCCAGCCATGTCGGTGActtcaaccccgccaaagTTGGATGACGATGCTGGGATCCTACAACTCACATCTGCGATGCGACAGGCCCAAGCAATCGGTCAGTGATCGAGCCAAGACGCTTCCAGACAGattcccagcagcagcgggatGACGGGGTTTATTCAAAATGCCTGTTTCATCAGGGGAGCCAACCCCTCGGCACCTTCTTCAGATCCTCTCGGTTTCAACGGCGGCCGGGCTGAGGTTCCATTCTGGCGGCGGCTAGATCCAGTCGTGACGTTTTGTATTCGTATTTCAAGTTGGCTAGCACCCCGCTTACAGTTCCCAGGTTGCTGGTTGGTGTGCCTGGCGCTGAATGCTTCCTGATCTATATCTTGGGGAAACTTTGGTCCTACGAAAGAGttcctccctccttctcttgtGTCCCGTCCCGCATTCGTCCAGTTTTGGTCCCGCCGCCACCCAGCCCCTCTCATATTGACGACCATCTCATATTGACGACCCTCCCTAACCGCAACCGGAACTGCTGCCACTGAGCTTGGGCCCTTCAACAAAAACCTCTGCTGAGGATTGGCACTGTTGAGGATCTGAGCATCGTGATAGCTTCACTTGTGACTTGACACGTGCTCAGTAATCATTCGCTTGTCCTCTGGACGAGTACCTACGGGCAATAACAGAACCGAGGTTGGAAACCTGCATATCTGCCTCCCAACAATACCGTGTTTGCCCCTCCAGGCCTCCCCGCGGCACATATTTGACCCGGAGCGCGAACAGCATCATTTTAATACCCCATTCGGCCTCACTTACCACCAACTGACGCCCCGACAATCCGTCAACTCTCCTGCTTTTACCTCCAACCTCGAAGATGTCTGTCTCGACGGAAGCCAGAGAGCTGGGTCTCTCCATCCTGGGCCTGGGAACCCGATACCCTCCTTATACTCTTGACTCCCGCGCGGTCGAGGAACTGAGCAAGCGCTACTATCCGGAAACACCAGCGTATGTGTCGTCCCTCACACTTTCCTACTCTCGAGACCATTGGCTGACTGCTCCCTCACAGCATGCAAAAAGTCCTCGCCATCAACCGCTTCACCGGCATCGACAAGCGCTCCTCCATAGGCCGACCGGACCACTGGCTCGTAAACCAACCCGAACCACCAACGATCGCCCAACTCCACGATGTCTTCATGTCCGACGGTGtccccctcgccatctcggcctcgaaaGAAGCACTTGCCGAAGCGCACATCAACGACGTATCACAAATCACCCACATGGTCTCAGCAACCTGCACTGATTCTGCCAACCCAGGATACGACCACTACGTCGCCAAAGCCCTCGGTCTCTCTCCATTCGTTGAGAAAACTCTGCTTCATGGCGTTGGTTGCTCAGGTGGCTTGGCAGCGCTGAGAACAGCAGCCAATCTCTGCCTAGGCCATAGCATGAGGGGATTGCCCGCGAGGATATTGGTTGTTACGTTGGAGATCTCCACGACGTTAGTCCGCTCGGAGCTGGAATCCATACATAGCAATCAGGAGACGAGAAttggggtttgtttgttcAGCGACTGCGCCTCGGCGGTAGTCGTCTCAAACGACATCCCCTTTTCACCAACCGAACCGCTACCGCCACCAGTCTATAGTCTTCTCGACTGGAGGCACCAAACCGTCCCCGACACGGAACAAGACCTCGGCTTTGACACGCACCCCCAAGGCTGGAAAGTAGTTCTTTCCCCTCGCGTCCCGAACCTCACAGCGTCGGTCTTGGAACCGACGTATAACTCGTTAATGTCGGGAAAGAAGCTCCCGGAGGGGTATGGCTCGCCAAAGGACTTTGACTGGGCGATGCACCCGGGGGGAGCGACGATTCTGACGGGGGCCGAGAAGGTGCTGGGGATACAGCCGGAACATATGAGGGCGAGCTATGATACGTATGTCAATCATGGAAACTCGAGCTCGGCGACGATTTTTAGCGTGCTGAATcggttgagggggaaggagatggatggggtggctccgggggggaggggggcgagggagttgGTTGTGGGTTGTGCTTTTGGGCCGGGGATCACGGTGGAGATGTGtctgttgaggaggaatcTGAGCAGGACggaagggggaaggaaggggatggagaCGCCGCCGGAGACGGAGAGTagtgaggatggggagggggggcgtgagttgagcgaggaggagaagaatgggagtgaggtgagtgaggaggagaagaaggggagcgaggaggaggcgtttATAGCTAAGGCGTTGGAGAGTGTAGAGCTGGactgaggagggtggtgaggaaaggGGGTGTATATATGTGGTGTGTTGAACCGCGGGCGGCATGAAACGAGTCGTATGGCGACCTCACTTGGGGACCAGCGGCCGACtattgggggggggagtaCCTACGGGCCTTGGGCTAGATATGTATATTTTCCCAACAGATACCATATATcaatctttcttttcctgaTTCCCGGTGATATATGGCACAGGCACATTGAAATGGAGCTTCTCTCTTCTAACTAATCGCCGCTCTCACTCACTCATCTCACCCTCATTTCCAAATCCTGgcctttttgttttcctgAACCCATGATGCTGACCAGGTCATCGAACGGTGTGGAGCCAAAATCAATTAAACTGATAACGACCAAACGCGGGGTGATAAGAACCATTTTCCCCACTATAGTTCCACCATCCCTTTAGGCACACggttcccccccccccgccctcttTACCTTCACCGGCTTTTTGTACAGCAGCGCGCGTGCTCTTCAAACAACAAGTCAAGACGTTTAACCAACCAGAGAAGTACGCCCATAAAAGTTTGTTTGGACCGACGGTTACACAACCTGAAACGGCACCGACCTTGTTCAAAGCGCGTTGCGCGAGGAAGATGATTGGTTTGTGAGAGGTGTCTGACAACTCGTGTACAGGGCGTTGGTTTGAGTGCCGAAGAAGGAGGCAATGGATGGATCCCAGCCTCTTATTTTTTTTAGGGCAGagcggggtgttggggggatAGGTTTATTACCACGCGATGATATTGGTGGGGTTTTATGAGCTGGCCGTGCGCGCGCGGCCTGAGGGATGAGGGACGTTCGCAGTGTGCGTTGTGTGGACTGAGGGATGGGTGAGAGTCACAGCTGAGAGGGGAGACCAAAAGGGAATTATTGAATGGGGTCTCTCATTCCAGATTTGTGTTTTCTagattttttatttttatttttatttttatttctattttcatttttattttcattttcattttcatcttcttcttgggaaatacaaacaacaacacagaaCATATACAGAACGCAAAAGTAAAGCAGGCCTTTTCGCATCGCTCGTTTTATTTCAGCTTGTCTGATAGCCCAAACGAACACTACCAAGAACACTACCACACCGCTGCCTGGAACTGATAGCCAAACCAAACGCCCGCacacccctcctcacccctcctcctctcatccCTACCACACCACCAGTCTACCTACTTATCTCCCTAGCTCCGCTTCGGTCatccatatcctcccccttttttttcctgacCGAATCATTTCATTCACTTCATTCATCTCTAATGCCCTCACTCTTCACAATCAACAATAACGTCTCCCTaatcagcatcaccatcgcGCCCTCAGCCTGGATCGCGTCCCTAGTCGTCTCACTTTTCTTCGCCTTGCTCTACCTCCCGCCTATAATCAAATCATCCACGCCCGCGTCAAGGGCCAATTTCTTCTACCGGATCAAGCAGTTTTTTTCTCTGCGGGGCCCGTTCTActccgaggaggaagacggcgAGTTTCAAAAGACGGTGCTCCAGCCCATTATCGAGGAGCCTGAcgcggaggagagggaggagcagagggagtACGaacggaggcggaggatcaagaagaggaagcaggagattgaggatcTGAGGCCGGGGTTGTTGCCCGGGAGGGAGCTTATCGGGGAACTTGGCTGGGGGAGCGAAcggaggagggaaaaggagaagaggacgtcgtcgtcgctgttgaAGATCAGGAGCGGGAGTAAGAGTGAGAAGCGGTCGTCGAGGGATAAGGAACGGGATAGTAGGGAAAGAGACGGCAgcgacggtgatggtggacaCGGCAAAGATGGCAGATTACTacggcagcaacaaacaacccaaGTCGTTGCAACCGTCGTACGGGTACCACTCGGCCGCGACCGATCCGCTGAGCGAGACAGAGataggggagggggacagCGATCTAGAGGATCTGGAGGTTTCTGGGGGCGGATATTCTCCTCCGGCGTGGAGACGGCTGGGAGACGGAGGTCGCAGCAGCGGCTTCTGGCAGCCCCAGACGGTGATCAGGAGTGACGGCCAGCGGGATGAGTTTAACAGGCAGTATGATTTGCTGGGGAGGTCGATGAGGGAGGATAGTCCCGATAGTGTGATGGATAGGCTGGCGGGGTatggatggggttgtgggcaaaggggggaggatgcaCACTGGTTGAATGATGAGATCTTGCAGGAGGCGATCAGGACGAGGTTGCCGGAGAGTGTGTCcccggagaaggagaggagtCCAGAGTTGGAGGACAACTACTGGAAGAATCATCAAATATACGGAAAgaaccagcagcaggagcatAAGAAGCTGGGGAGCATCGACGagaccaccatcaagattAAACAggaggactgggaggaggaggagcagcagcaaggaagAGGGGTGGCTTTGAGTGCGATTCCAGAATTTTCGCCAGTTCGGGATGGACCCGTGACGACGCCaaaaccagaagaagaaattgCTGATAACTGTGAGTTTTGCTCTTAtttcctctctcccatcaccGCACAACGCAAATCTCATGCCGTGTCTTCAGACATTCGCTTCGCCGTCCGCGCCGAAGTCCAACACCGCACCGAACCCATCgatgccaccatcaacttTTTCCGGCGCGTCTCCCAATCCGTCACACGGTCCAAAACctctctcttcacctccctcctcattgCCCTCCTCTCTTTCATCGTGACGCgtcacctcacccaccccctcacccctcctccagtccccgacctcgtcaaagtcgccTCCGTCGCCCGCTCGCTCGAGCCATTGATTTACTACTCCGAAAACGGCGCAGCCCAAGTGACATCCCTCCAAGCCACCTCGGTCGCTGTCTGGGACCTGTCCGAATCCATCAGAACAAGTAACCTCACCTCGGCCCCCCTAATCGTCTCCACCCTCGACGACCTGGCCGACTCCCTCCAGATTTTGTCGTTGGAGCTGACCAAATTCTTCGCCAACGTCGACGGGGACATTGACGGGATTCTGATCACCATGTCCTGGGCCCGTCGCGaactctccaccctctcctcctcaccccccccgtctcccctcatcaacaacatcttATCCCTCCCTTTCATCCCCTCCATCTTCGGCCCGACCCACCCCCAGCGGACACAGCGAACCCTCCAACGCACATTCAACGAACTACTGAACGTGCTCGAAGAGGCGGTAGAATCCGAACTCTCCCACTCCTTATCCCTGTTTCGACTCTTCTCTTCAATAGACTCCCAGTTCCTAACCCTGACCCGAACCGTAACGCGCGAGTCATCAAATCAGGAGTCCCTCCACAACGacc from Podospora bellae-mahoneyi strain CBS 112042 chromosome 4, whole genome shotgun sequence harbors:
- a CDS encoding hypothetical protein (antiSMASH:Cluster_6; COG:E; EggNog:ENOG503NVAM) — its product is MPFDTELTRRLGIAVPVVQGGMQHVGYAEMASAVSNAGGLGIITALIFPEPEGLRQEIRKCRKLTSKPFGVNITLLPALVPPNYEAYAQVIIDEGVKIVETAGNSPGPVISKLKKAGCIVLHKCTTIRHAQSAVKLGVDFLSIDGFECAGHVGESDITNFILLSKARQTLKVPFIASGGFADGQGLAAALCLGACGVNMGTRFLCTVESPIHHNIKEQIVKAQETDTTLVLRRWRNTTRLYKNKVTEQALKVEQESKTGEFSEIAPYVSGKRGREVFINGDPEYGVWTAGQVIGLINDIPTCKDLVARIEKEAEDTLKERLALVKPAPKL
- the PEX11 gene encoding Peroxisomal membrane protein PMP27 (COG:U; EggNog:ENOG503NWIA; antiSMASH:Cluster_6; BUSCO:EOG0926436T), with product MVADAVIYHPTITHYLKFVGTTVGRDKLLRTLQYFARFYAWYLLRTNATKTAIQPWETMKKQFGLVRKVLRAGKNVEHFKAAALAADNKTMDPVLRYTAVGRQLGYAGYLSMDLLTLLDATGIKKSPNAKRLQQEAYRFWAAGITFSIVGQLYTLWQLKKREEKVDRKEGEGVVEGKRIAKERAASRLQLTSDLCDITVPLSALAWVNFDDGIVGLAGTVSSLLGVYSQWNKTA
- a CDS encoding hypothetical protein (SMCOG1024:chalcone and stilbene synthase domain protein; COG:H; antiSMASH:Cluster_6; EggNog:ENOG503NYSF), whose amino-acid sequence is MSVSTEARELGLSILGLGTRYPPYTLDSRAVEELSKRYYPETPAMQKVLAINRFTGIDKRSSIGRPDHWLVNQPEPPTIAQLHDVFMSDGVPLAISASKEALAEAHINDVSQITHMVSATCTDSANPGYDHYVAKALGLSPFVEKTLLHGVGCSGGLAALRTAANLCLGHSMRGLPARILVVTLEISTTLVRSELESIHSNQETRIGVCLFSDCASAVVVSNDIPFSPTEPLPPPVYSLLDWRHQTVPDTEQDLGFDTHPQGWKVVLSPRVPNLTASVLEPTYNSLMSGKKLPEGYGSPKDFDWAMHPGGATILTGAEKVLGIQPEHMRASYDTYVNHGNSSSATIFSVLNRLRGKEMDGVAPGGRGARELVVGCAFGPGITVEMCLLRRNLSRTEGGRKGMETPPETESSEDGEGGRELSEEEKNGSEVSEEEKKGSEEEAFIAKALESVELD
- a CDS encoding hypothetical protein (EggNog:ENOG503NY7C; antiSMASH:Cluster_6) is translated as MVDTAKMADYYGSNKQPKSLQPSYGYHSAATDPLSETEIGEGDSDLEDLEVSGGGYSPPAWRRLGDGGRSSGFWQPQTVIRSDGQRDEFNRQYDLLGRSMREDSPDSVMDRLAGYGWGCGQRGEDAHWLNDEILQEAIRTRLPESVSPEKERSPELEDNYWKNHQIYGKNQQQEHKKLGSIDETTIKIKQEDWEEEEQQQGRGVALSAIPEFSPVRDGPVTTPKPEEEIADNYIRFAVRAEVQHRTEPIDATINFFRRVSQSVTRSKTSLFTSLLIALLSFIVTRHLTHPLTPPPVPDLVKVASVARSLEPLIYYSENGAAQVTSLQATSVAVWDLSESIRTSNLTSAPLIVSTLDDLADSLQILSLELTKFFANVDGDIDGILITMSWARRELSTLSSSPPPSPLINNILSLPFIPSIFGPTHPQRTQRTLQRTFNELLNVLEEAVESELSHSLSLFRLFSSIDSQFLTLTRTVTRESSNQESLHNDLLSSLWVRLLGAKKGELAKFEKNRELLKDVREKTVRNKGVLVEHNQKLLALKASLEALRRKLVSPLVRSINSSTLTLEEQVRGLEEAGGYLEGVRSRQKGRVMEMLYGGGSGAGGHKTIVEIGDV